GGAGTCGTGTCATGATCTGGGACAAAAAGGCCGAGTGCATGCCGGCGAAAGAGCGTGAGAAGCTGCAGCTCGAACGGCTGCAGGCCATCGTGAGATACGCGTATGAGCGCGTGCCCTTCTACAAAAAGCGGTTCGCCGCCGCGAAGTTCAAACCTTCGGACATAAAGACCCTCGGCGACATCAGGAAGATTCCCTTCACCGAGAAGGCGGACCTCCGGGAGGTCTACCCCTTCGGCATGTTCGCCGTGCCGCAGAGCGAGATCGTCGAGGTGCACAGCTCCTCGGGCACGACCGGCACGCCCGTGGTCGTGGGCTACACGAGGAACGATATCGACCTCTGGGGCGAAGTCGTGGCCCGTGCCCTCACGATGGCGGGCGCGGGGCGGGGGGATCTCATCCAGAACGGGTACGGCTACGGCCTCTTCACCGGAGGCCTCGGCGTGCACTACGGCGCGCAGAAGATCGGCGCCGTCGTCGTACCCATATCGGCGGGCCAGACCAAGCGGCAGATACAGGTCATGGCCGACTTCGGCACCACCATTCTCACCTGTACGCCGTCGTATGCGCTCTATCTTGCCGAAGCCCTGGAGGAAGAGGGGGTCAGCAAGAAGAAGATCAAATTGAAGGCAGGGGTCTTCGGCGCCGAGATGTGGACGGAGCGCATGCGGAACGAGATCGAGAAGCGCTTCAAGCTGCATGCCCTGAATATCTACGGCCTCACCGAGATCATCGGCCCCGGCGTGGCCCAGGAGTGCATGGCCAAGACCGGCTCGCATATTGCCGAGGACCACTTCTTTCCCGAAATCATCGCACCCGATACCCGCGAGCCGCTCCCCGAGGGAGAGAAGGGCGAGCTCGTGCTCACCACGCTCACCCGCGAGGGCATGCCGGTCATACGCTTCAGGACCAAGGATATCACCTCCCTCACGCGGGATGTCTGCGACTGCGGCAGGACCACGGTCAAGATGGACCGGATCACCGGCCGGAGCGACGACATGCTCAAGGTCAGGGGCGTCATCGTCTTCCCTTCCAAGATCGAAAAGGCGCTCCTCTCGGTGAAGGGCATCGAGCCGCACTACCAGATTTTCGTAACCCGGCCGCACCACCTCGACGAGGTCGAGGTGAAGGTGGAGGTATCGAAGAAGGTCTTCTCCGACGAGGTCAGGCATATGGAGGAGCTCAGGAGGAAGCTCGAGAAGGCTGTTGACGAGGCGATCGGCCTGCGGGTCAAGGTGACGCTCGTCGAGCCGAAGAGCCTCCCGCGGAGCGAGGGCAAGGCGAAGCGCGTCTTCGATCAAAGACAACTCTAAACGCAGGAGGAGACCGCGATGAAGGTACAGCAGATATCGATATTCCTGGAGAACAGAAAGGGCAGGCTCCTCGAGGCGCTCGAGACGATCGGCAGGGCGAAGATCAATATCCGCGCCCTCTCGATCGCCGACACCTCGGAATTCGGCATCCTCCGGCTCATCGTCCCTGATCCCGACAAGGCCAAGAGGGTCCTCGAAAAGAATAAATTCACCGTCCGGGAGAACGAGGTGATCGCCGTCGAAGTCTCGGACCGGCCGGGCGGCCTCGCGGAAGTCCTGAGGGCGCTCAGCGATGCGGGCCTCAATGTGGAATACATGTACGCCTTTGTCGAGAAGAAGGGCGAAAAGGCTGTGGTGGTACTCCGCACCGAAAATATCAATGCCGGCATCAGGGCCCTCAAGAAGGCGAAGATCACGATGCTGGGCGCAAAAGAGCTTTACAAACTCTAGGCTCCGCATGCGCCGGCGCATGCAGAGCCTGATTGACAACGCGTCGTGAATGAGGCAGAATCTAAAGGCAATGGTGCGAACATCGACAGCGCTGCTTTTTGTGCTCTTCATCCTGATGGTCTCCCCTCTGTCCGTCACCGTTCTGCCCTCCCGGGACGAAGGGGGGCCGCAGCTCGTTACGCTCGATGTCTGTCATAAGGCGGGCGCCGCCTTCTCGGTCAACACCGATGCCCCCGCCATCCAGGAGCGCCCCTGCAGGCTCTGCTCGCTGCAGTGTCTCGGCTATCTCGGTATCCCGAACCCGTCATATAAACCGTCCCTGCTTTCCCTCAAGGAAGACCGCCCTCCGGAAGCCTGACCGCAGGTCCCGGACAGAACGCTTTTGCATCAGGGTCCGTGTGTTGCTGCCGAACGGCTCTACGGCCCTGTTCCCCCTGTGCGCGGCTCCGCCCTCCGGAGGGCGGAGCCGCTTTGTACACCAATTTCAAAAAAGGAGAAAGATGCTGATGATACATGAACGTTTGTCAAGAAGAGATGTCTTGGGCGCTGCCGGTGCTGCGGCAGCAGGAGCGGTCCTGGCTCACCTGGGCGGGTCGCTGTCGAAAGCGGAGGCGAAAGCGGGCGCCGCCGAGAAGTGGCCGTGGCCGTATGTGAAGCTGGACCCCGTGACGACCGCGGAGCTCGCCTACAAGGAGTGGTACCGGGTGTTCTGCGGGGCTGCGGTCATCAGCAGCGTATTCAGCCAGCTCAGGGAGAAGGTCGGAGAACCGTACACCTCGTTTCCGGTCGATGCGTTCATCTTCCTCGAAGGCGGCATGTCGGGATGGGGGACCATCTGCGGCTCGAACGCAGGGGCCAATATCGTTACGAACCTGATCCTCGGGCCGAGGACCACGGGGTCCGAGGACGGCATGCTGATGGGGAGTGAGCTGCTGCAGTGGTACTCCGACGCCATGATGCCGGTGTATACTCCCCGGGACCCCAGGGTGAAAGCGGATATACAGAAGACCGTCAGCACCTCCCCGCTCTGCCATGTCTCGGTCGGCAGATGGATGAAGGCTGCCGGCAAAGAGCTGGGGAGCCCCGAGCGGAGGGACCGGTGCGCGCGAGTCACGGCGAGCGTCGCCCATCGACTCGTCGAGCTCCTGAATACCTGGAAAGACGAGAAGTACGAGACAGCGGGGACCGTCCCCTCGAAGGCGTTCGGCATCACCGCCCAGCAGAACTGCGGCGATTGCCACAGCAAAGGCGTACCGACGCCGCCTATGGCGAAAAAGCAGTGATGCTTCCCGCACGGGCGGGCAGGTAGGAAAGGGAACAGGGGGAATATCCCGGAAAGTAACCGCGGGATATTCCCCCTGCCTTTACGTACGGCGCGTGCAGCGGTCTTACAGGGTGGATTCTACCGCATGCTTCCCGTTCCCGCTCTCCTCGGCATAGGTTGCCGGCTGGAGAGGTGCCGGGGCCGCCGGCTGGGCTATCGGATGGGCCGGGGCCGAAGCCCTCTGCTCCCGGCCGTTCAGTATATACTGCTCGAGGATGCCGTTTCTCCTCTCCCGCTGCTGCTGGTCGGTGCTGGCGTGGCCGGCGCTCTTCAGGTAGCTGAATGCCTCGGGATACGACCCGCCCTCATAATCCCGCATCGCTTTTATATCCTTTACCTTGGTGAGGGTCGCCACCTGGCCCATGAACGCCGCGTAACGCTCGGCAGTCACTTCCGGGGAGGGCAGCTGGTACTGGTTGAGCCCGACAAAGGCCCAGAGGCTGTAGAAGTCGCCGAAGCTCCGCGTGTACTTCGACACCG
This sequence is a window from Nitrospirota bacterium. Protein-coding genes within it:
- a CDS encoding phenylacetate--CoA ligase — its product is MIWDKKAECMPAKEREKLQLERLQAIVRYAYERVPFYKKRFAAAKFKPSDIKTLGDIRKIPFTEKADLREVYPFGMFAVPQSEIVEVHSSSGTTGTPVVVGYTRNDIDLWGEVVARALTMAGAGRGDLIQNGYGYGLFTGGLGVHYGAQKIGAVVVPISAGQTKRQIQVMADFGTTILTCTPSYALYLAEALEEEGVSKKKIKLKAGVFGAEMWTERMRNEIEKRFKLHALNIYGLTEIIGPGVAQECMAKTGSHIAEDHFFPEIIAPDTREPLPEGEKGELVLTTLTREGMPVIRFRTKDITSLTRDVCDCGRTTVKMDRITGRSDDMLKVRGVIVFPSKIEKALLSVKGIEPHYQIFVTRPHHLDEVEVKVEVSKKVFSDEVRHMEELRRKLEKAVDEAIGLRVKVTLVEPKSLPRSEGKAKRVFDQRQL
- a CDS encoding ACT domain-containing protein, whose protein sequence is MKVQQISIFLENRKGRLLEALETIGRAKINIRALSIADTSEFGILRLIVPDPDKAKRVLEKNKFTVRENEVIAVEVSDRPGGLAEVLRALSDAGLNVEYMYAFVEKKGEKAVVVLRTENINAGIRALKKAKITMLGAKELYKL
- a CDS encoding C-GCAxxG-C-C family protein, with the translated sequence MIHERLSRRDVLGAAGAAAAGAVLAHLGGSLSKAEAKAGAAEKWPWPYVKLDPVTTAELAYKEWYRVFCGAAVISSVFSQLREKVGEPYTSFPVDAFIFLEGGMSGWGTICGSNAGANIVTNLILGPRTTGSEDGMLMGSELLQWYSDAMMPVYTPRDPRVKADIQKTVSTSPLCHVSVGRWMKAAGKELGSPERRDRCARVTASVAHRLVELLNTWKDEKYETAGTVPSKAFGITAQQNCGDCHSKGVPTPPMAKKQ